The Pseudomonadota bacterium genomic interval CCGAGCGGTTCAGCTTGTGAGATTGGAAGTCGATAGAGGCTGTGCCGGCATCGTGGAAGGTGGCCGGCGCGACAGGGGGGTGGCATGACGGAGTCCCGTGACGGTTCAGGCGGCCGTGCCGAGCGGCGCGCTGCCCGGCGGCTGCCGGGCGGGCTTGCGGCGACCCTGCATGTCGGCAGCGCCGAGGTGAAGGGCCGTATTGCCGACCTGTCGCGTACCGGTGCCTGTATCGAGGGTGACCGCACCCTGGCTGAGCTGCTGCTTGCCTCGCAGCGACGCAGGGGCGCAGACGGACAGCCCGGGACGGTGCAGGTGTGTTTCACCATACCTGCGGACAGCGCTAGCGACGTGGCGGTAATGGTGCAGGCCAGGGCCGTCTATGTCGTCCACGTGCACGACGATATCTATCACTGCGGTCTGGAATTCCGGCTGTTCCTCAAGGGCGAAGCGGGAGTCACCGCGCATCTGCACCACTGTGGCCTGCCCGACTGACCCGGCCGGATTAATCCGTAGTCACATGGTTGGGCAGCAGCGACCGCCCGGGCGACTGCGCTGCGTTGATGCATGTCAACCACAGGCAACCCGGATGGGGTATGCTGACAGCGGCTTCCGGTGATCACGGCGGACCCGGACCGGCGACGCGGCCGGGTCACACAGCTTGCGGTGGATACAGGACCAGAAATGAGTGATTCGAACAAGCGCGTACCGGATATACCGTTACCGCCCGATCCGCATTACCGGCGCGAGCCCCTGCCGGAATGCCATCCCAAGACCGGCGAGGAGGATCCGCATGCACCGGAGCGTATCCGGGCGCTGCTCGCGTCGCCAAGCTACCGGCGCGCGGACCAGGATGTGGATTTCCTCGAACGGGATGAGGCGCGCGGGCTGCGTCTGCACCTGGATTACCTGAAGCCGGAACTCCTGCTGGCCGAGCATGCGATACGGTATACGGTTGTGGTTTTTGGCAGTACCCGCATTCCCGAGCCTGCCGCGGCGCGGCGTCGGGTCGAGCGGCTGGAGCAGGCGCTCGCTGCGCGACCACATGATCCGGAGCTGCGCCAGCGGCTGAAAGTCGCCCAGCGTGTCTTGGACAACAGCCGTTACTACGATCTCGCGCGCGAATTCGGCAACCTGGTTGCGCGCTCCGGCGCGCAACAGAACGGCAACGGTCTGGTGGTCATGACCGGGGGTGGGCCGGGTATCATGGAGGCGGCGTGCCGGGGCGCGTTCGAGCAGGGCGCCAAGACCGTGGGTCTGAACATCGATTTGCCGCACGAGCAGTACCCGAACCCCTATATCACCCCCGAACTGTGCTTCCGTTTCCGTTACTTTGCCCTGCGCAAGCTGCATTTCATGCGCCGTGCCTGCGCCCTGGTGGCCTTTCCGGGCGGTTTTGGCACGCTGGACGAACTGTTCGAGGCGCTGACGCTGATCCAGACCCGCACCATCCGGCCGCTGCCGGTGGTGCTGGTCGGTCGCGATTACTGGCAGCGCGTGGTCGATTTCGAGTTCCTGACTGATGAAGGGGTCATCGACGGCGAGGACCGCGACATCTTCTGGTTCGCGGAGACCGCAGAGGAGGCCTGGCAGGGCATCACCGACTGGTACGAACGTTGCGGCGAACCGCTGCTGCCGCCGGAGACGGACAAATGAAGCTCTCATTCCACGGCGCCGCACAGGGCGTGACGGGTTCCTGCCATCTGCTGCAATGCGCCGGTAAAAGCATCCTGGTGGACTGCGGGCTGTATCAGGGCAGCCGGGAGCTGGTCGAGGAAAACGCCAACGACTTCGGCTTCGATCCGGCGGAGGTGGATTACCTGCTGCTCACCCACGCCCATCTCGACCACTGTGGCCGCATCCCGCTGCTGGTGAACCGCGGCTTCCGCGGCGAGATCATCACCACGGCCGCCAGCCGCGAACTGGCCCGTCTGGTGATGATGGACGCGGCGGGCCTGCAGGAGGAAGAGGCGCGTTACCGCAATCGCCGGGCGCACCGCCGCGGCAGGCGGGGCGAGGAGACCGTCCCGCTCTACACCGTGCTGGATGCGCTCAACGCGCTGGAGAATTTCGGCCGGACGGCGGTGTACGGACAGACACTGCAGCTAACGCCGGAGCTACGGGCAACGTTCATCGACGCGGGCCATATCCTCGGTTCCGCCTGCATCCTCCTGGAAGCGGATGAGCACGGCCACCGGCGCCGGATCCTGTTTTCCGGCGATCTGGGGATGCAGGGGCGACCGATTCTGCGCGACCCGGCACAGCCGCCGCCGGCCGATGTCGTGGTCATGGAAACGACCTACGGCGACCGTCCGCACAAGGAGCTGGAGCCGTCCGTGGCGGAGCTGTACGACGCCATCAACACCACTACGCGGCGCGGTGGCAATGTCGTGATACCGACGTTTGCGCTGGAGCGAGCCCAGGAGATCCTGTATTACCTGCACGCCGGCAAGGAGCAGGGCAAGCTCCCGGAATTCCTGCAGGTGTTTCTCGATTCACCGATGGCGATCTCGGCGACGCAGATCTTCCGCCGCCACCCGGAATGTTACGACAGCCAGACCAGCGCTCTCTTCAGCAGCGGCGGGGACCCGTTCGATTTTACCGGTCTGCATTTCACCCGCGAGACGGCCGAATCGATGGCGATCAACCAGATCAACGGCGGAGCCGTGATCATGGCCGGATCCGGTATGTGTACCGGCGGGCGTGTGCGCCATCACCTCAAGCACAATCTCGGGCGCGAGCGCAGCAGCATCGTATTCGTGGGCTATGCCGCGCGTGGCACGCTGGCACGGCAGATTATCGATGGCGCGGCGAACGTGACAATCTTCGGCGAGGATTATGCCGTGCGTGCGGAGATCTTCACCATCGGCGGCTTCTCCGCCCATGCCGGGCAGCAGGAGCTGCTGAGATGGCATCGCGCAACCGGCAACCCGGATGTGACCTTTCTGGTGCACGGGGAAAAGGACAGCATGTCGGCATTCGGCCGCTTGCTTGGCGCTGCACGGGTAGAAACACCCGAATTACATCAGTCATTCGAGCTCTAGCGTCCCCATCACACGGGATCGTGGTGCATGATTCAGGAACCCATCCGTCCGATGGCGCAGCTGACGAAGGATTTCGCCTTCGCCTTCGCCGCCTTGATACCCTCGACCGAACCCTGCTCCGGATAGCCGCTGGCCAGCAGCGTCTCGACAAGACTGGCACGACTTTCCGCGGGGGCTTCCAGGGTGATGCGGCCGTGTTCGATATCGACCTGGACAGCGCTGACGCCGGGTAGTGCGCCCAGCTTGGTCTTGATGGTATTGGCACAGCCGCCGCACTTGATGTTCTCGACTTCGATAATGTGCTGCATGTTCATCTCCCGTACATTAGTCTGTTGAACAAAGAGTCTATCCTGACGGCCTTGATTTGTAAGCCCGTGAGCATGGCGGTGTGATCGCCGATGCTGGCCGTAACCAAAGATTCATCTGGCTGTAACCTCGTTGCAGGCTGCCGCTGCCAGAGTGCAGCGGGCTGGACAAAGGAGGTGATCATGCTGAGCCATATCCTGGGGCAGGCGTATGAATTCGAGCGTATTCATGGTGTTGCGCCAAACGTGGTGTACATCAATCCGCTGCACTTCCAGGCGCTGTACCGGGAGTTTCCCGGCCTGTTCGAGCCCGCTCAGACGATCAGGCTGGGGTTTCGCGTGGTCATCATCCCGGCAAGCAGGCTGGCCCATCCGGAGGTGTCGCGGCTGGGCCCCGAGGCAGCGCCGGCGCTGCAGGACCCTTCCCATCGGGCCGAGCGCGCCAGTTTGCCCGGTGTCGCCTGAGCCAGGGCGTCAGCCGCCGGTAGGCTTGCCCGTTGCACGTGCCCGGGCGATCTGCTGGAGTGACTCCTCGTTATTGCAGAAGCCGATGTCGTCGTCGGTCAGCTTGCCGCCGGCCAGTCTTTCGTCGCATTCACCGACATTCTCACAGGCGCCGCAGCGCTGCATGTGAGTATGGATATCGACCACCCGTTCGGTGCTGAGGTATTCGTCAATATCGATCCCCAACGCGGTCAGCATCTTCGACAGGCGGAAATTCTCGAGTTGCCGTGCCAACGCCTTGCGGTAGCGTATGCCGGCCTTGAAGTTGAAGACGATCGCGGCCATGAGCAGGAAGGTGAATAGCGCGAGCGCCAGCAGCAGCAATGCAGCCGATATCAGACTGACAGCCGAGGTCATAGCCTATACTCCCCTGTGTTACCCGTCCTGGCCGTGTTCGCCCTATGCTGCGGCGAACCTGCTGCCGTTGACACTGTCGGCACCAAACCATCCCTAGTTTAAAGCGGGTCGGACGGCAGTCCTTGACCCAAATCAAGCTTGTCGCTGTGGTGCCTGTCCCGTGCTGGCGCCGCATGTCTGGCCCAAGGGCGGTTTCTAACCGCATGATATAAATATAAATGCATATCTTGGTCGCGGTGTGCATGCTCCCGGGAGGTGCGTGCGCAAGGTCACGCGCCAGCCAATTCCATGCCTGTTGATGCAAATCAAGACCTTTGTTCAGCAGATATAGAATGCTCGATAGACGGGGTGTGACAGCCGTAGGATATGGTGCGCAGGAGCAGCCTGCGCGTGGCGCAGCGATGACTTGCATGGCTGCGGATATATCCAACGCCGGCCGTGCGCGCCGGTCCGGGCGGCCGTCGTTACCGCATGCGCCGCGCATCCAAGGACGCGAGGCCGGCGCCTCCTCCGCGTCGCTGTAACGGGATTTTTACTGAAAATCTTCTAAATCATGCCGTTACAGGGTAAGGCGGGAACGCTGCGTCGTGATCCGGATATTGTCGTCTAAACCTTTGGTAAACAGATTGTTACCTGACTGTTATTTGACTGGGCCGGAAATAAGGCATATTAATTATCCTGCTGTGTCGTGAGCCGGCCATTCCTGATGGTTGCGGGCGCATACATTGCCTCTTATGGTGCATGGGTATGAGTGACAAGATAATAAATATCGACAAGCAGAATGATGACAGCAAGAGCCGCGACGTCGTGATCGATGGCGATGCCATGGACCGTTTTGCGAATGCGTTCGAAGCCAGTGCACGTCGATGGGAACTGATCGTCTACCCCGCTATGCTGGCATTCGTGGTGCTCGCTGCCTACGGCTTTTTCCTGATCTATACCTTGAGCAAGGATATCCATGTCCTGGCGCAGGGCATGGATCCCGATATGGGCAAGAACCTTACGCATATATCGGAGAGCGTCATCTACCTGTCGGAAAACATCCGTACCATGACGCGACGTGTACACAACATGTCGGAGTCCGTTGAATACATGTCGAAGAAGATGGATGCACTGGAACACCTGGAGCCCATGCTGGTCAATATGCGTGGCATGAATGCGTCCATGGCCGAGGTAAACCGCAATATGCAGCTCATGAATGTTACCGGTGACATCATGCGTCGTGAAATGAACAACATGGGTCGTCCGATGGACTTCATGAACAATTTCATGCCGTGGTAGCCGGCAGCGTGCAGCAGCACTGCTGCACATAAGGAATATCCGGTGGTGCAGGTTCGGGACCAGTCTGTGGTTGCCGCTGTGCTGCCGGATCTAACATGACAGTCAAATAAGAACACGAGGAGAAGTTTATGTCGCTGAAGCCCTTAATAATTGCTTTGTCAGGAATACTTGCATTGGCGCCGGTCTATGCCGAGGATGCTGTGCAGGTTGCCGCTCCTGCCGCTCCTGCCGCTCCTGCCGCTCCTGCCGCTCCTGCCGCTCCTGCCGCTCCTGCCGCTCCGGCCGAACCGGCCGCGGCACCCGCTGCAGCAGAGGTGCCAGCGGCAGCCGTTCCGGCCGAGCCGGCTGCGACAGCCGCCGGAGCGGATTCCCAGCCGGGCGAAGCTGCCGCTGCAGCTGCCGAGACAGCCGTCGAGTCGGACGCGACCGATGCCGGCATGACGGCAGGAGACGGTGAGCCGGCTCCGGCGGAGAACCAGCTCGACCCGGAATTGCTGCAGCACCAGGAGGAGATGCGCGCACGCCTGGCAGCTCGCCGCGAGGCCATGCAGCAGCAGCGCGAGGCACGCCAGGAGCAGGCCCGGCAGCGGCGCGAGGCCAAACAGCGCTACCTGGATACACAGATGGACGCGTACCTGAAAGAACAGGAAGACCGTCAGTCACGTGAGATCACGCGCCTGGAATCCATGCGTGACCGAGCTGAAGAACAGCACAACTATCTGGTTCAGCACAACGAAGAATTGCTCGAGAAGGCACTTCAGCAGCAAATCGATACAGCGAACCGGTACGAGGAAAAGCGCAAGGAAGCTGCGGAACGCCGCAAGAAGCTCACTTCCTTCCGGGCCGGCATGAAAGACATGACGCCGGAAGAGCGTCGTGCCTACATGGAAGAGCATCGCGCCGAGTTGTTCGGCAGCGCGGACGATACGCCGTCCCCGGCGCCGTATCACGTGTCGCCGATGGCACCGCCGCGAATACCCAATCCCTACCTGCTGCCCATGGGGTCGGCACCGGGTCCCTACCGGGCGCCGCAGTAAGCTGTATCCGATCGGCCCGGCCGTCAGTGGGACGGCCGGGCGGGTCAGCATATGCGCGCCGGCGACGAACCGGCGTCCCGGAGCTTGCACTCAGCAGGGCTGCGAGCGTTTGGAAATTTCCTGTTCTGTCTCGCGTGTGGTGATCGTGGCCAGCAGTGAGAGTTCCTGGCTGAGCAGGCCAAGCAGATCATCCAGCGCGATGATGCCGGCGAGATCACCGTTATTGCTGATAACCGGTACGCGCCGCACCCCGCGGCAGCGCAT includes:
- a CDS encoding PilZ domain-containing protein, which produces MTESRDGSGGRAERRAARRLPGGLAATLHVGSAEVKGRIADLSRTGACIEGDRTLAELLLASQRRRGADGQPGTVQVCFTIPADSASDVAVMVQARAVYVVHVHDDIYHCGLEFRLFLKGEAGVTAHLHHCGLPD
- a CDS encoding LOG family protein gives rise to the protein MSDSNKRVPDIPLPPDPHYRREPLPECHPKTGEEDPHAPERIRALLASPSYRRADQDVDFLERDEARGLRLHLDYLKPELLLAEHAIRYTVVVFGSTRIPEPAAARRRVERLEQALAARPHDPELRQRLKVAQRVLDNSRYYDLAREFGNLVARSGAQQNGNGLVVMTGGGPGIMEAACRGAFEQGAKTVGLNIDLPHEQYPNPYITPELCFRFRYFALRKLHFMRRACALVAFPGGFGTLDELFEALTLIQTRTIRPLPVVLVGRDYWQRVVDFEFLTDEGVIDGEDRDIFWFAETAEEAWQGITDWYERCGEPLLPPETDK
- a CDS encoding MBL fold metallo-hydrolase → MKLSFHGAAQGVTGSCHLLQCAGKSILVDCGLYQGSRELVEENANDFGFDPAEVDYLLLTHAHLDHCGRIPLLVNRGFRGEIITTAASRELARLVMMDAAGLQEEEARYRNRRAHRRGRRGEETVPLYTVLDALNALENFGRTAVYGQTLQLTPELRATFIDAGHILGSACILLEADEHGHRRRILFSGDLGMQGRPILRDPAQPPPADVVVMETTYGDRPHKELEPSVAELYDAINTTTRRGGNVVIPTFALERAQEILYYLHAGKEQGKLPEFLQVFLDSPMAISATQIFRRHPECYDSQTSALFSSGGDPFDFTGLHFTRETAESMAINQINGGAVIMAGSGMCTGGRVRHHLKHNLGRERSSIVFVGYAARGTLARQIIDGAANVTIFGEDYAVRAEIFTIGGFSAHAGQQELLRWHRATGNPDVTFLVHGEKDSMSAFGRLLGAARVETPELHQSFEL
- a CDS encoding heavy-metal-associated domain-containing protein, with product MQHIIEVENIKCGGCANTIKTKLGALPGVSAVQVDIEHGRITLEAPAESRASLVETLLASGYPEQGSVEGIKAAKAKAKSFVSCAIGRMGS
- a CDS encoding DUF6455 family protein translates to MTSAVSLISAALLLLALALFTFLLMAAIVFNFKAGIRYRKALARQLENFRLSKMLTALGIDIDEYLSTERVVDIHTHMQRCGACENVGECDERLAGGKLTDDDIGFCNNEESLQQIARARATGKPTGG